The following proteins are co-located in the Halarcobacter sp. genome:
- the cas6 gene encoding CRISPR-associated endoribonuclease Cas6 yields MKYFELKCIAYIKKEIPLNDSFDALSSYINYCFTKDEVLKKLHEEKDFKNYCFGNFYPIEKDKVYKKGNTYEFVIRALDEEFIYKLQKLLRENVNNSFFQVLQATKKVVKQFFVSELYTITPTITTVKDENNKSIFWTVDKDGDILKLQEQLQKNLLKKYENFYNEKLEPTQNFIQLLEIKNQKPQSIYFMKKINDNKSIRVRLFGNKFKIAPNEDEVSQKLSFVALACGLGEKQSYGGGFCLWK; encoded by the coding sequence TTGAAATATTTTGAACTAAAATGCATCGCATATATAAAAAAAGAGATTCCTCTAAATGATAGCTTTGATGCTTTATCTAGCTATATAAACTATTGTTTTACAAAAGATGAAGTATTGAAAAAGCTACATGAAGAAAAAGACTTCAAAAACTATTGTTTTGGGAATTTCTATCCAATAGAAAAAGACAAGGTATATAAAAAAGGAAACACTTATGAGTTTGTGATACGCGCACTAGATGAAGAATTTATTTATAAATTACAAAAACTATTAAGAGAAAATGTAAACAACAGTTTTTTTCAAGTACTACAAGCAACAAAAAAAGTAGTAAAACAATTTTTTGTAAGTGAACTATATACAATAACCCCAACAATCACTACAGTAAAAGATGAAAACAACAAATCAATATTTTGGACAGTAGATAAAGATGGAGATATCTTAAAACTGCAAGAACAACTTCAAAAAAATCTTCTAAAAAAATACGAAAACTTTTACAATGAAAAACTAGAACCAACACAAAACTTTATCCAACTACTAGAAATCAAAAATCAAAAACCACAATCAATATATTTTATGAAAAAGATAAATGATAATAAAAGCATAAGAGTAAGACTCTTTGGAAATAAGTTTAAAATAGCACCAAATGAAGATGAAGTAAGTCAGAAGTTATCGTTTGTAGCTTTAGCTTGTGGACTTGGTGAGAAGCAAAGTTATGGTGGAGGGTTTTGTTTATGGAAGTAG
- the cas7i gene encoding type I-B CRISPR-associated protein Cas7/Cst2/DevR: MFLNIAYITKVNLASLNGSEGTGGNITEMKKITSANGEEYAYVSGQALRRYFKETLLQLGQRITEVSENGNPTFRDENGKYIDLDKNLKDVKELAYKKFIDLDLFGYMFPNGGRRWSPVKVTPLISILPYKGEYDYLTRKQKPKKENEKSGNIVQIEIDTLNFMRGNIMVNTSHIGNEIDEYTYDVNKILDNEEKNTRLNIFLDAIKNFNGGAKQSRNLEDISPKFIVIAKQKTGNPFLLNSLDVDIEGNINIENIKESIEDTDVESLTIGISKGIFKNEEEIKNSFENVVSVAKAIEEYKDILKSK; the protein is encoded by the coding sequence ATGTTTTTAAATATCGCATATATTACAAAAGTAAATTTGGCATCATTAAATGGTAGTGAAGGAACAGGTGGAAATATAACTGAAATGAAAAAAATAACAAGTGCAAATGGTGAAGAGTATGCTTATGTTTCGGGACAAGCTTTAAGAAGATATTTTAAAGAAACATTACTTCAACTAGGACAAAGAATTACAGAAGTAAGTGAAAATGGTAATCCAACTTTTAGAGATGAAAATGGTAAATATATAGATCTTGATAAAAATTTAAAAGATGTAAAAGAATTGGCTTATAAAAAATTTATTGATCTTGATCTTTTTGGTTATATGTTTCCAAATGGTGGGAGAAGATGGTCTCCTGTAAAAGTTACTCCACTAATCTCTATCCTTCCATATAAAGGTGAATATGATTATCTTACAAGAAAACAAAAACCAAAAAAGGAAAATGAAAAAAGTGGAAATATTGTACAAATAGAGATAGATACATTAAATTTTATGAGAGGGAATATTATGGTAAATACTTCTCATATAGGAAATGAAATAGATGAATATACTTATGATGTAAATAAAATTTTAGATAATGAAGAAAAAAATACTAGATTAAATATCTTTTTAGATGCTATTAAAAACTTTAATGGTGGAGCAAAACAATCAAGAAACCTTGAAGATATTTCACCAAAATTTATAGTAATAGCTAAACAAAAAACTGGGAATCCATTTTTATTAAATAGCTTGGATGTGGATATTGAAGGTAATATAAATATTGAAAATATAAAAGAATCTATTGAAGACACAGATGTAGAATCTCTAACTATAGGCATATCAAAAGGGATATTCAAAAATGAAGAAGAGATAAAAAATAGCTTTGAAAATGTAGTTTCTGTAGCAAAGGCAATAGAAGAGTATAAAGATATATTAAAGAGTAAATAA